A genome region from Erigeron canadensis isolate Cc75 chromosome 3, C_canadensis_v1, whole genome shotgun sequence includes the following:
- the LOC122594257 gene encoding senescence-specific cysteine protease SAG39-like: protein MSLNSSLTFVALLMFGMWGCNVTSRTLNEDIMLQKHEEWMARYGRVYRDNEEKELRFKIFKDNVAYIEAFNNAGNHGYKLSINAFADQSNEEFKASRNGFKFPSNMRSARTTAFRHEDVTAVPSSMDWRKKGAVTPIKDQGQCGSCWAFSTIAATEGITQLTTGKLISLSEQELVDCDRSGEDQGCEGGYMDGGFTFIVKNKGINTEAAYPYEAADATCNTKEEDISAAKITGHEDVPVNSESALLKAVAMQPVSVAIDAGESDFQFYSSGVFNGTCGTELDHGVTAVGYGTSDDGIKYWLVKNSWGTSWGEEGYIRMQRDVEAKEGLCGIAMMASYPTA from the exons ATGTCACTCAACAGCTCACTTACCTTTGTAGCACTGCTCATGTTTGGGATGTGGGGATGCAATGTTACATCTCGAACATTAAATGAAGACATCATGTTACAAAAGCATGAGGAATGGATGGCTCGTTATGGCCGTGTGTATAGAGATAACGAGGAAAAAGAATTGCGCTTTAAAATATTTAAGGACAATGTGGCCTACATTGAAGCCTTCAACAACGCTGGGAACCATGGTTACAAACTGAGCATCAACGCATTTGCAGACCAATCAAACGAGGAGTTTAAAGCCTCTCGTAACGGATTCAAGTTTCCATCCAATATGAGATCTGCTCGAACCACAGCATTCAGGCATGAGGATGTGACTGCGGTTCCATCTAGCATGGACTGGAGGAAGAAAGGAGCCGTTACCCCAATCAAGGATCAAGGTCAATGTG GGAGCTGCTGGGCTTTTTCGACAATAGCTGCTACTGAAGGAATTACTCAACTCACCACTGGGAAACTGATTTCACTATCGGAGCAAGAGCTGGTGGATTGTGACAGGAGTGGAGAGGACCAAGGGTGTGAAGGCGGTTACATGGATGGTGGATTCACATTTATTGTCAAAAACAAAGGCATCAACACCGAGGCTGCCTACCCTTACGAGGCAGCAGATGCAACTTGCAACACAAAAGAGGAAGACATATCTGCAGCCAAGATCACGGGACATGAGGATGTACCTGTTAACAGTGAGTCAGCTTTGTTGAAGGCTGTTGCTATGCAGCCTGTTTCTGTTGCCATCGATGCTGGAGAGTCTGACTTCCAATTTTACTCCAGTGGTGTTTTTAACGGAACGTGCGGTACTGAATTAGACCATGGGGTTACAGCAGTTGGATATGGAACAAGTGACGATGGCATCAAGTACTGGCTCGTAAAGAACTCGTGGGGCACGAGTTGGGGTGAAGAGGGATACATCAGGATGCAGAGGGACGTTGAAGCTAAGGAAGGGCTCTGTGGCATTGCTATGATGGCTTCTTATCCAACTGCTTAA